The proteins below are encoded in one region of Ferrimicrobium sp.:
- the acpP gene encoding acyl carrier protein, whose translation MDRQEAFGKFTECTVKVLGVNKDQVVESASFADDLDADSLDLVELIMALEDEFSVTVPESELEGVDTVGKAFDLVYGKLG comes from the coding sequence ATGGATCGACAAGAGGCATTTGGGAAGTTCACAGAGTGCACCGTCAAGGTTCTCGGCGTCAACAAAGACCAGGTCGTGGAGTCGGCGAGCTTCGCCGATGATCTTGATGCCGACTCCCTGGACCTCGTTGAACTCATTATGGCACTCGAGGACGAGTTCTCCGTGACGGTACCGGAATCTGAACTCGAAGGCGTAGATACGGTGGGTAAGGCGTTCGATCTCGTCTATGGGAAGCTCGGATGA
- a CDS encoding beta-ketoacyl-ACP synthase II, producing the protein MRISYGDNPIFATHRVAVTGLGVVSGLGLDLASYWQGLLTPPPPGIRRAEGFDPTKWLSAKEIRRHDRYNQMGVAAADMALADAGNPTYPVDRVAVWMGTGVGGLESLENQVIVGHDRGYSRVSPFLVPLMMANSNAASISMRFGFQGPCETSVTACAASNHAIANAAHLVATGRVDMAVTGGAEAAITKTAAAGFVNMTATSKVDISRPFDRDRDGFVMGEGAGVLVLEEYDKAIARGARIYATIDGIASTADAYHITQPAPGGAGAYKAMLLAIEDAGITVNDIAHINAHGTSTPMNDLAEATAVRSLFGALNPPVTSVKGALGHALGAAGGLEAIAVALTFAHRLIPPTANTVDLDPEIDLDVVLKDPRPLPKGHILSNSFGFGGHNACIVFGPPPA; encoded by the coding sequence ATGAGGATCAGTTACGGAGATAATCCTATCTTTGCCACCCACCGTGTAGCGGTGACCGGCCTCGGGGTTGTTTCTGGTCTGGGGCTCGATCTCGCCAGCTATTGGCAGGGGCTGCTTACGCCGCCGCCTCCCGGAATACGGCGAGCCGAAGGTTTTGATCCCACCAAGTGGCTGAGCGCTAAGGAGATTCGACGCCACGACCGTTACAACCAGATGGGCGTTGCCGCGGCGGACATGGCGCTCGCTGACGCTGGCAACCCGACCTATCCAGTCGATCGAGTCGCTGTTTGGATGGGTACCGGTGTTGGCGGCCTCGAAAGTCTTGAGAATCAGGTCATCGTCGGGCATGATCGGGGATACTCACGAGTGTCTCCGTTCCTGGTGCCGTTGATGATGGCCAACTCAAATGCAGCCTCGATATCGATGCGCTTTGGCTTTCAGGGACCATGCGAAACCTCGGTCACCGCATGTGCGGCCTCCAACCATGCGATCGCTAACGCCGCTCACCTGGTTGCCACCGGCCGTGTGGACATGGCGGTAACCGGAGGAGCTGAGGCCGCGATCACAAAGACCGCCGCGGCTGGCTTTGTCAATATGACTGCGACCTCCAAAGTCGACATATCTCGGCCCTTCGACCGAGATCGCGACGGCTTTGTCATGGGTGAGGGAGCTGGTGTGCTGGTGTTGGAGGAGTACGACAAAGCTATCGCACGTGGTGCAAGGATCTATGCGACCATCGACGGCATCGCCTCCACGGCCGACGCGTACCACATCACGCAACCCGCTCCTGGCGGCGCCGGAGCCTACAAGGCCATGCTGCTAGCGATCGAGGATGCAGGCATTACCGTCAATGACATCGCTCACATCAATGCCCACGGCACCTCAACTCCGATGAATGACCTCGCCGAGGCGACCGCAGTTCGATCGCTCTTTGGAGCACTCAACCCTCCGGTGACCTCAGTAAAGGGTGCGCTCGGGCATGCCCTTGGAGCAGCCGGCGGCCTTGAGGCGATCGCTGTCGCACTCACCTTCGCCCATCGACTCATCCCACCAACGGCGAACACCGTTGATCTGGACCCAGAGATCGATCTCGATGTGGTGCTAAAGGACCCGCGTCCCTTGCCAAAGGGCCACATCCTCTCAAACTCCTTCGGGTTCGGCGGTCACAATGCCTGCATCGTGTTCGGGCCACCTCCAGCCTAG